Proteins found in one Salvia splendens isolate huo1 chromosome 10, SspV2, whole genome shotgun sequence genomic segment:
- the LOC121751385 gene encoding ethylene-responsive transcription factor ERF025-like — protein sequence MECMGDDQNANNKKTKAPGRHSAYRGVRCRSRKWVSEIREPGKATRIWLGTYATAEMAAVAYDVAALALKGPEAAINFPAFAASCSPPASLSAADIRAAVSNAAAAVGPPGIQLPEQEEESSSCAEFIDEEALFNMPKLLVDMAEGMLISPPRPKNDGGGLAGELLGGREALELSFFLNRSNNNIRVH from the coding sequence atggaatgcatGGGTGATGATCAAAACGCCAACAACAAAAAGACAAAGGCACCCGGGCGGCATTCCGCCTACCGCGGCGTCCGGTGCCGGAGCAGGAAATGGGTGTCGGAGATTCGGGAGCCGGGGAAAGCCACGCGGATATGGCTGGGGACGTACGCCACCGCCGAGATGGCCGCGGTGGCCTATGACGTGGCAGCGCTGGCGCTCAAAGGCCCCGAAGCTGCCATAAACTTCCCGGCCTTCGCCGCGTCGTGCTCTCCGCCGGCTTCCCTCTCCGCGGCCGACATTCGCGCAGCGGTGTCCAATGCTGCGGCGGCTGTGGGTCCGCCGGGCATACAGCTGCCTGAGCAGGAGGAGGAGTCTTCGTCGTGCGCTGAATTTATTGATGAGGAAGCGCTGTTCAACATGCCGAAGCTGCTGGTGGACATGGCCGAGGGCATGCTGATTAGCCCCCCGCGGCCGAAAAATGACGGCGGGGGGCTCGCCGGAGAATTACTCGGTGGAAGAGAGGCTTTGGAGTTATCCTTCTTTCTGAATCggagtaataataatatacGTGTACACTAA